A genomic segment from Agrobacterium vitis encodes:
- a CDS encoding Com family DNA-binding transcriptional regulator, translating into MFKAGRAFAGDIEIKCRRCGTINHLRPAEPAPDRQERPNETADYEKAEGRLSG; encoded by the coding sequence TTGTTCAAGGCAGGGCGGGCATTCGCCGGAGACATCGAAATCAAGTGCCGCCGTTGCGGCACCATCAATCACTTGAGGCCAGCCGAGCCCGCACCGGATCGCCAAGAGCGGCCAAACGAAACGGCAGACTATGAAAAAGCAGAAGGCCGATTATCCGGCTGA
- a CDS encoding phage tail protein I codes for MAELIPADLVTPGVNDERSRAFAATLSAILGNFQTSALLIQDPLTVDAKLLPIMTIELGMSDFMTPGLLETHVRQLLARAPDIHAMTGTVAGVRRALGALGVTVDWVQWWQNQPPGQHDTHEVVAYINNHLFDGQEALLTSETQYAVLRVIRAVQRWSQEINFKLGVGFAASAGLVGVVQTATILKPSAQAVTAMPEARIGAVSTAAAAHVLRPSANATSQHPLAALAAFVGCSSVQFISASMDART; via the coding sequence ATGGCTGAGTTAATCCCCGCCGATCTGGTCACACCCGGCGTCAATGACGAGCGTTCCCGCGCCTTTGCCGCCACGCTTTCGGCCATCCTTGGCAATTTCCAGACCTCGGCCTTACTCATCCAAGACCCGCTGACAGTTGACGCAAAACTGCTGCCGATCATGACCATTGAACTTGGCATGAGCGACTTTATGACGCCCGGCCTGTTAGAGACCCATGTCCGGCAATTGCTGGCCCGCGCCCCGGATATCCACGCCATGACCGGCACGGTGGCCGGTGTTCGCCGGGCGCTTGGGGCCTTGGGTGTCACCGTGGATTGGGTTCAATGGTGGCAAAACCAGCCACCCGGCCAACACGACACCCATGAGGTCGTCGCTTACATCAACAACCACCTGTTCGACGGCCAAGAAGCCTTGCTGACATCGGAAACGCAATATGCGGTTCTGCGGGTGATCCGCGCCGTGCAGCGCTGGTCGCAGGAGATCAACTTCAAACTCGGTGTCGGTTTCGCCGCTTCGGCTGGGCTGGTTGGTGTTGTGCAGACCGCCACCATTCTCAAGCCTTCCGCGCAGGCGGTCACGGCCATGCCGGAGGCGCGGATCGGCGCGGTTAGCACCGCTGCCGCCGCCCATGTGTTGCGCCCTTCAGCCAACGCGACCTCGCAACACCCGCTTGCTGCACTTGCCGCTTTCGTCGGCTGTTCCAGCGTTCAATTCATTTCCGCCAGCATGGATGCGCGCACATGA
- a CDS encoding ParB N-terminal domain-containing protein yields MIDLYPPQRFRHDPINPRKRDEDRFDLVTLSLRKFGFLFPLYARQDGLLLSGHQRSDAAARLGWSVPVHVVAKDIRDTAGLNLTFNRATNDFTLKDIRHDQMDAEALRDILEGLPDADDPYPCLNAQSVTVAPLLATNIDYFNRYACNAARQLSEHGIRMPIIIDEDGIVLNGVGRLQYASEREEKEIAAVIVSRKKGEAIRAVMNGLSMDFRLNDGFKDVLRTNAFRRARQRRKSLGSGYLFPISEGGKSRCKDFSIGSNADRLKATFGARVLDFGCGHGDEARMLRKIGIGVTTFEPFRSTGGVPSRKRGRYSASGFLRAVQDGHQFTSILLSSVLNSVPFDADRRHILTICAALCGPETTLFAAARSRHDPNWVETSQGIGLGKTAARSARFVLLDEPGMSVSELNANPKVQRYFQPSEFRDLFEDLFEEVSIGLHINNVTATCRVPRPLDLDRLRQALQFEFDLPYPEGRMGFADKALSIFSQRLGVSL; encoded by the coding sequence GTGATCGATCTCTATCCACCGCAGAGGTTCCGCCACGATCCGATCAATCCCCGAAAGCGTGACGAGGACCGTTTTGACCTCGTAACTCTGTCTCTGCGCAAATTCGGTTTCCTGTTCCCTCTCTATGCTCGCCAGGACGGGCTTTTGCTTTCCGGTCATCAGCGTTCCGACGCTGCGGCGCGGCTGGGCTGGTCTGTTCCTGTTCATGTCGTTGCGAAAGATATTCGCGATACCGCAGGCCTAAACTTGACCTTCAATCGTGCCACCAACGATTTCACCCTGAAGGACATTCGCCATGACCAGATGGATGCAGAGGCTTTGCGGGATATCCTGGAGGGCTTACCGGATGCCGATGACCCTTATCCATGTCTCAATGCACAATCGGTCACGGTGGCACCGCTCCTTGCGACCAACATCGATTATTTCAATCGCTATGCCTGTAACGCCGCCCGTCAACTCAGCGAACATGGCATTCGAATGCCGATCATCATTGATGAGGACGGCATAGTTCTGAATGGTGTCGGACGGCTTCAATATGCATCCGAGCGCGAGGAAAAAGAGATTGCCGCAGTGATCGTCTCTCGCAAAAAGGGCGAGGCGATCCGCGCCGTCATGAACGGACTGAGTATGGATTTCCGGTTGAATGACGGTTTCAAGGATGTCTTGCGGACCAATGCCTTTCGACGCGCCCGCCAGCGGCGAAAGTCGTTAGGCAGCGGATATCTGTTTCCCATCAGTGAGGGAGGCAAAAGCCGCTGTAAGGATTTCTCCATCGGCTCTAACGCGGATCGTCTCAAGGCAACCTTCGGGGCGCGGGTTCTCGACTTCGGTTGTGGACATGGTGACGAGGCGCGCATGTTGCGGAAGATCGGCATTGGCGTGACGACCTTCGAACCGTTCCGGTCAACCGGAGGCGTTCCGTCGCGCAAGCGGGGCCGTTACTCGGCCTCCGGCTTCCTTCGCGCCGTGCAGGACGGGCACCAGTTCACGTCAATCCTGCTTTCCAGCGTTCTCAACAGCGTCCCTTTCGACGCTGATCGCCGCCATATTCTGACAATCTGCGCAGCCTTGTGTGGACCCGAAACGACGCTATTTGCAGCCGCAAGATCGCGGCACGATCCGAACTGGGTGGAGACCTCCCAAGGTATTGGCCTTGGGAAAACGGCGGCTCGTTCGGCCCGTTTCGTTCTGCTCGATGAGCCGGGAATGTCAGTGTCCGAGCTTAACGCCAATCCCAAGGTGCAACGGTATTTCCAGCCATCGGAATTCCGTGACCTCTTCGAAGATCTGTTCGAAGAGGTCTCTATTGGTTTGCATATCAACAATGTCACGGCGACCTGCCGAGTTCCCAGGCCGCTCGATCTCGACCGATTGCGTCAGGCGCTACAGTTCGAGTTCGACTTACCTTATCCGGAGGGGCGCATGGGCTTTGCGGATAAGGCGCTTTCGATCTTCTCGCAGCGATTGGGGGTGTCGCTATGA
- a CDS encoding methyl-accepting chemotaxis protein, which yields MALALPLLAVTFLVVQDVKKMWTADRQMRHVVEQTSELAALGDAAHVLQVERGLTAGFIGSKGVSNGPELQKARSTTDAAIAVLSSLSNGTQRGSEDLSKRFSTIQLKLSGIGATRQEVDGLSMSGADAFGFYTSTIAEVIDLARDLPFNGVDADLLRRVTGIDLLMRAKESAGQERGMGNGFVAAGKMDSVRFMNFVVMAGAQDAYLRAFLALLQPQETKAAAEKLAAVSQDVLALRARLLSGGASADLSGLDAKAWFAAATARINVMKDVQGEALNTIATLASQKADHARATLIMDALSCIVGEAIVIGLCLYMAGTVVRPLKGLTDSMGRLAEGEIGQATISVRKDEIGDMQRAVDVFRQAAIRNGELEVEAEQARQRTERERAEMQRQAEEEAERLVLQATGALAEALQSLASGNMTCEIERPLASRFEKLRNDFNVSITTLRETLLQVDHSVAAVDNGAQEVSAASADLARRTERQAASLEETAAALDEITSNVTSTSKRTGEAREIARNASLRAEKSGAVVNQAISAMQRIEQSSDQIGNIIVVIDEIAFQTNLLALNAGVEAARAGEAGKGFAVVAQEVRELAQRSAKAAKEINALIHNSAAAVKDGVRLVGETGDGLKDIGGLVQAFANHMDAIASAAQEQSGGLSHINASINTVDQTTQQNAAMVEEMTAAGVGLARESTNLKQMISRFQLHRQGMVHGNGQSQWAAA from the coding sequence ATGGCACTTGCTTTGCCGTTGCTGGCAGTGACCTTTCTGGTCGTTCAGGACGTAAAGAAGATGTGGACGGCCGATCGGCAAATGCGGCACGTGGTCGAGCAGACGAGCGAACTGGCGGCTTTGGGCGATGCTGCGCATGTCTTGCAGGTCGAGCGCGGTTTGACGGCGGGCTTTATCGGTTCGAAAGGCGTCTCGAATGGTCCCGAGCTGCAAAAGGCCCGCTCGACGACGGACGCTGCTATCGCCGTTTTGTCTTCGCTTTCGAACGGGACACAACGCGGCAGCGAGGATCTTTCAAAGCGGTTTTCCACGATCCAGCTCAAGCTGTCGGGTATTGGCGCGACGCGGCAGGAGGTTGATGGATTGTCGATGTCCGGCGCCGATGCGTTCGGGTTTTATACCTCTACAATCGCTGAGGTTATCGATCTTGCCCGCGATCTGCCTTTCAACGGGGTGGATGCCGATCTGCTGCGGCGCGTGACCGGGATTGATCTCCTGATGCGGGCCAAGGAATCGGCTGGTCAGGAACGCGGCATGGGCAATGGCTTCGTGGCGGCCGGGAAGATGGACTCGGTCCGTTTCATGAATTTCGTGGTCATGGCGGGCGCGCAGGACGCTTACCTCAGAGCATTCCTGGCGCTTCTGCAGCCACAAGAGACAAAGGCCGCGGCTGAAAAGCTTGCCGCGGTCTCTCAGGATGTCCTGGCGTTGCGTGCTCGTCTTTTGTCCGGCGGCGCTTCCGCCGACCTGTCTGGTCTTGACGCCAAGGCATGGTTTGCGGCGGCGACGGCCCGCATCAATGTCATGAAAGATGTACAAGGCGAGGCCCTGAACACGATTGCAACGCTTGCATCCCAAAAGGCGGATCATGCCCGCGCAACGCTGATCATGGATGCCCTATCCTGTATAGTCGGCGAGGCGATCGTCATCGGCCTTTGCCTTTACATGGCAGGCACGGTCGTGCGTCCTTTGAAGGGACTGACGGATAGCATGGGCCGGCTTGCCGAAGGCGAGATCGGTCAGGCGACCATCTCGGTTCGCAAGGACGAGATCGGCGACATGCAGCGGGCTGTCGATGTCTTCCGCCAGGCTGCCATTCGCAATGGGGAACTGGAAGTCGAGGCCGAGCAGGCCCGCCAGCGGACCGAGCGTGAGCGAGCCGAGATGCAGCGACAGGCTGAGGAAGAGGCTGAGCGCCTGGTGCTTCAGGCGACCGGCGCCTTGGCGGAGGCGCTGCAAAGCCTTGCCTCCGGCAATATGACCTGTGAAATAGAACGGCCATTGGCGTCGCGCTTTGAAAAACTGCGGAACGATTTCAACGTCTCGATCACGACCTTGCGTGAAACCTTGTTGCAGGTCGATCATTCCGTCGCTGCCGTGGATAACGGTGCCCAGGAGGTTTCTGCCGCGTCCGCCGATCTCGCCCGTCGCACCGAGCGGCAGGCGGCCTCCCTGGAGGAGACGGCGGCGGCGCTGGATGAAATCACCAGCAATGTAACCTCGACGTCGAAACGCACCGGTGAGGCACGCGAGATTGCCCGCAACGCCAGCCTGAGAGCGGAAAAGTCAGGAGCTGTCGTCAACCAGGCTATTTCCGCCATGCAACGGATCGAGCAATCCTCCGACCAGATCGGCAATATTATCGTGGTGATCGATGAGATTGCGTTTCAGACCAATCTACTGGCGTTGAATGCCGGTGTCGAGGCGGCGCGTGCGGGCGAAGCGGGCAAGGGCTTTGCGGTCGTTGCGCAGGAAGTGCGGGAACTGGCGCAGCGTTCGGCCAAAGCTGCCAAGGAGATCAACGCGCTCATTCACAACTCTGCCGCAGCGGTCAAGGATGGCGTTCGGCTTGTTGGTGAAACGGGTGACGGGCTGAAAGACATTGGTGGACTGGTGCAGGCTTTTGCCAATCACATGGACGCGATTGCCTCGGCAGCTCAGGAACAGTCCGGCGGTCTTTCGCATATCAATGCATCGATCAATACCGTGGATCAGACTACCCAGCAAAATGCGGCCATGGTTGAGGAGATGACAGCCGCCGGTGTGGGCCTTGCCCGGGAAAGCACCAACTTGAAACAGATGATTTCGCGGTTCCAGCTTCACCGGCAGGGTATGGTGCATGGCAACGGTCAATCGCAATGGGCGGCAGCATAG
- a CDS encoding mannitol dehydrogenase family protein, giving the protein MTIKLSLSTLPDAAAKAAIPTYAREALTSGIVHFGVGNFHRAHQAVYLHELFNLGKDLDFAIVGAGVLPSDATMKDKLAGQDYLTTVVEQDVAKSAATVTGPMVDMIAAPDFDGIIAKLADPAIRIVSMTITEGGYFIDPATGHFDPKHPAIMADAQNPDQPKTVFGLIIAGLKARRAANIPPFTVMCCDNIPGNGEVTEATIIGLAKLSDPDFAEWIHHHVAFPNSMVDRITPATGPREIDITRDTYGIDDAWPVFCEEFKQWVLEDKFPLGRPAFEEVGVTFVEDVAPYELMKLRILNGGHAAIAYPAALMDIHFVHEAMENPLIRAFLAKLTHDEIIPVVPPVPNTSLQDYATLIESRFSNPKIGDTIPRLAQDGSNRQPKFILPTTADRLAKGLDVTGLALVSALWCHYFEGTSDSGKPIVFNDASAERLQKTAIASRQDPLLFLALDDIFGIVGQNEVFKQRFAKALSSLRTHGTAQTLQSYIDGTLAAA; this is encoded by the coding sequence ATGACCATAAAACTCTCCCTTTCCACCCTGCCCGACGCCGCCGCCAAGGCTGCCATTCCAACCTACGCCCGCGAGGCCCTCACATCAGGCATTGTCCATTTCGGCGTTGGCAATTTCCACCGCGCCCATCAAGCCGTCTACCTGCATGAGCTATTCAACCTCGGCAAAGACCTCGATTTTGCTATCGTTGGCGCAGGCGTGCTTCCCTCCGACGCCACGATGAAAGACAAGCTGGCGGGGCAAGATTACCTGACCACGGTGGTGGAACAGGATGTGGCCAAGAGTGCCGCCACCGTCACCGGGCCGATGGTGGATATGATCGCGGCACCGGATTTTGATGGCATCATTGCCAAGCTTGCAGACCCCGCCATTCGCATTGTCTCCATGACCATCACCGAAGGCGGCTATTTCATCGATCCCGCCACCGGGCATTTTGACCCCAAACACCCGGCCATTATGGCCGATGCACAAAACCCCGATCAGCCCAAAACCGTGTTTGGCCTGATCATCGCAGGCCTCAAGGCCCGCCGCGCCGCCAATATCCCACCCTTCACCGTGATGTGTTGCGACAACATCCCCGGCAATGGCGAGGTGACGGAAGCCACCATCATCGGCCTTGCCAAACTTTCCGATCCCGATTTTGCCGAGTGGATTCACCATCACGTTGCCTTCCCCAATTCCATGGTGGACCGCATCACCCCCGCCACCGGCCCACGCGAAATCGACATCACCCGCGACACCTATGGCATTGATGATGCATGGCCCGTGTTTTGCGAGGAGTTCAAGCAATGGGTGCTTGAGGACAAATTCCCCCTCGGTCGCCCTGCCTTTGAAGAGGTTGGCGTGACCTTCGTGGAAGATGTCGCACCCTATGAGTTGATGAAACTTCGCATTCTCAATGGCGGCCATGCGGCCATTGCCTACCCTGCCGCGCTCATGGACATTCACTTCGTCCACGAAGCCATGGAAAACCCGCTAATCCGCGCCTTCCTTGCCAAGCTGACCCATGATGAAATCATCCCCGTGGTCCCGCCCGTGCCCAACACCAGCTTGCAGGATTACGCAACACTGATCGAGAGCCGCTTCTCCAACCCGAAAATCGGCGATACGATTCCGCGCTTGGCGCAGGATGGCTCCAACCGTCAGCCGAAATTCATTCTGCCCACAACGGCGGATCGTCTCGCCAAGGGGCTGGATGTCACCGGACTGGCCTTGGTGTCTGCCCTGTGGTGTCATTATTTTGAGGGCACATCCGATAGCGGCAAGCCGATTGTGTTCAACGACGCCAGCGCCGAGCGGCTGCAAAAAACCGCCATTGCTTCCCGGCAAGATCCGCTGCTATTCCTTGCACTGGACGATATTTTTGGCATTGTTGGGCAAAATGAAGTGTTTAAACAGCGGTTTGCAAAAGCACTCTCAAGCCTTCGCACCCATGGCACAGCACAGACCCTGCAAAGCTACATCGATGGCACTCTTGCAGCGGCATAA
- a CDS encoding FGGY-family carbohydrate kinase, giving the protein MRDHLIAVDVGTGSARAGVVTRTGRLLARREHPILLSRPSDERGEHNSQDIWEACCIAVKAALAEAGIGPAAIAGIGFDATCSLVLRDGSGQPLCLNGEDGFDTISWLDHRATAEAEECGDLDHPVLHHNGRVISPEAEIPKLMWLKRHRPDLWQRLGSAFDLADFLTWKATGSTARSLCTLTSKWTFFGHSKPGWQQDFLDRVGLDDLVARAGLPQEAVAVGKSVGTLSTEAAEALGLMAGIPVAAGMVDAYAGALGVLGSTDLSDPNIDHVAMIGGTSSCLIALRPQPLYGFSLWGPYFGAIFPDLWLMEAGQSATGALLNHIVRSHAEGGEPSIDNHRRIIDRIAVLRTEEGVSFGEKINVLPDFHGNRSPFADPNLTGTISGLTLDASFDGLCRLYWRACVGIVLGLRQIVETLGKDGIGPLRLHLTGGHVKNPLLVELYADATGCELVVADDTDAVLIGTAINAAAASGLYADLAQAGASMGTKGRAVRSNRAMKHCYDRDYRRFLVMQRHRAELDSL; this is encoded by the coding sequence ATGCGAGATCATCTGATTGCGGTGGATGTCGGCACCGGCAGCGCGCGCGCCGGTGTTGTGACACGCACCGGTCGCTTGCTGGCCCGGCGCGAACACCCGATCCTGCTTTCACGCCCAAGCGATGAGCGTGGCGAACACAATTCTCAGGACATCTGGGAGGCCTGCTGTATCGCGGTCAAGGCAGCCCTTGCCGAGGCTGGTATCGGTCCCGCAGCCATTGCCGGCATCGGTTTCGACGCCACCTGCTCGCTGGTGCTGCGCGACGGCAGCGGCCAGCCGCTTTGCCTGAATGGGGAAGACGGTTTCGACACCATTTCCTGGCTGGATCACCGCGCCACGGCTGAAGCGGAAGAATGCGGAGATCTCGACCATCCGGTGCTGCACCACAATGGCCGGGTGATATCGCCGGAAGCGGAAATCCCCAAGCTGATGTGGCTGAAGCGTCATCGCCCGGATCTCTGGCAAAGGCTCGGCTCCGCCTTCGATCTCGCTGATTTCCTGACCTGGAAGGCGACGGGCAGCACAGCGCGTTCGCTCTGCACCCTGACATCGAAATGGACGTTTTTCGGCCACAGCAAACCTGGCTGGCAGCAGGATTTTCTGGATCGCGTCGGGCTGGATGATCTGGTGGCCCGCGCAGGTTTACCGCAAGAGGCGGTCGCAGTCGGCAAAAGCGTCGGCACGCTCAGCACCGAGGCCGCAGAGGCGCTGGGGCTTATGGCCGGCATTCCCGTTGCCGCTGGTATGGTTGATGCCTATGCAGGCGCGCTCGGCGTGCTGGGATCGACGGATCTCTCCGACCCCAATATCGACCATGTCGCGATGATCGGCGGCACGTCCAGCTGCCTGATTGCGCTCAGGCCCCAGCCCCTTTACGGCTTCAGCCTCTGGGGGCCTTATTTCGGGGCGATCTTTCCCGATCTCTGGCTGATGGAGGCCGGACAATCGGCAACCGGCGCGCTTCTCAACCATATTGTGCGCAGCCATGCGGAAGGCGGCGAGCCGAGCATCGACAATCATCGCCGCATCATTGACCGGATCGCTGTATTGCGCACTGAGGAAGGCGTGTCTTTCGGAGAGAAAATCAACGTCCTGCCGGATTTTCACGGCAACCGTTCGCCCTTTGCCGATCCCAACCTGACAGGAACAATCTCCGGCCTGACGCTGGATGCATCGTTTGACGGCCTCTGCCGCCTCTATTGGCGCGCCTGCGTCGGCATTGTGCTTGGCCTGCGCCAGATCGTCGAGACGCTCGGCAAGGACGGTATAGGCCCGCTGCGCCTGCATTTGACCGGTGGTCACGTCAAAAACCCGCTTCTGGTCGAGCTTTACGCCGATGCAACCGGCTGCGAACTGGTGGTGGCCGACGACACCGATGCAGTGCTGATTGGCACCGCCATCAATGCTGCGGCAGCAAGCGGGCTTTATGCCGACCTGGCCCAGGCCGGCGCCTCCATGGGCACCAAAGGGCGGGCGGTCCGCTCCAATCGCGCGATGAAGCACTGTTATGACCGGGATTATCGCCGTTTTCTGGTGATGCAACGGCATAGAGCAGAGCTGGACAGCCTATAG
- a CDS encoding HAD family hydrolase encodes MHDPATKLVIFDCDGVLVDSEPISVEVMVAEFEKAGVAIDADYVYRHFLGRSMATVVETAREEFSFAIGDSFLTSLRTHLYERFRQDLKPISGLHTALDDLSKAGIDWCVASSSQPDRIALSLSVTGLIERFQPHIFSATMVKNGKPAPDLFLYAAEKMGVDPHHCVVVEDSPAGLTAARAAGMRALAFTGGGHATGESYHDSIDALKPDAKFDVMANLVQFVL; translated from the coding sequence ATGCACGACCCGGCCACCAAGCTGGTGATTTTCGATTGCGACGGCGTGCTTGTCGATAGCGAGCCGATCTCGGTCGAGGTCATGGTGGCCGAGTTTGAAAAGGCAGGCGTGGCGATTGATGCGGATTATGTCTATCGCCACTTCCTTGGCCGCAGCATGGCAACGGTGGTGGAAACGGCCCGCGAGGAGTTTTCGTTTGCCATCGGTGACAGTTTTCTAACCAGCCTTCGCACCCATCTCTATGAACGCTTCCGTCAGGATTTAAAGCCAATTTCCGGCCTGCACACCGCCCTCGATGACCTCAGCAAAGCAGGCATCGACTGGTGCGTGGCCTCCTCCAGCCAGCCGGATCGCATTGCGCTATCGCTCAGTGTCACCGGGCTGATCGAGCGCTTTCAGCCACATATTTTCAGCGCCACCATGGTCAAGAACGGCAAGCCCGCACCCGACCTGTTTCTCTATGCCGCCGAGAAAATGGGGGTCGATCCACACCATTGCGTGGTGGTGGAAGATAGCCCCGCCGGTCTCACTGCTGCCCGTGCCGCTGGCATGCGCGCCCTTGCCTTTACCGGAGGCGGCCATGCAACAGGCGAAAGCTATCACGACAGTATTGACGCCCTGAAGCCAGACGCCAAATTTGACGTCATGGCCAATCTGGTTCAGTTTGTTTTATAA
- the mnmA gene encoding tRNA 2-thiouridine(34) synthase MnmA — protein MNTLDFDKRPEDTRVVVAMSGGVDSSVVAGVLKREGYDVLGITLQLYDHGAAVHRAGSCCAGQDIDDARRVCETLGIPHYVLDYEQRFRDTVINPFMDSYIAGETPIPCVACNQTVKFADLLATARELGADALATGHYIRSRATPLPNDPGHRALFRPIDSERDQSYFLFATTQEQIDYLRFPLGGLSKAETRKLAEDMGLVVAQKADSQDICFVPQGKYADIINKLKPNAALSGDIVHLDGRVLGQHEGILHYTIGQRKGLGVATGEPLYVVYLDARSRRVIVGPREALETRRVYLRDINWLGDRAIEDEASGGFACFAKVRSTRPPAPATLHADETGIYVDLDMGEAGVAPGQACVLYSGEGADARVYGGGFIERSERQAEAEAFLKALLASAQAA, from the coding sequence GTGAACACGCTGGATTTTGACAAGAGACCGGAAGACACCCGCGTTGTCGTCGCCATGTCAGGCGGCGTCGACAGTTCTGTCGTGGCCGGAGTGTTGAAACGCGAAGGCTATGACGTGTTGGGCATTACGCTCCAGCTTTACGATCATGGTGCCGCCGTGCATCGGGCCGGGTCCTGTTGCGCCGGTCAGGACATCGACGATGCGCGCCGGGTCTGCGAGACGCTGGGCATTCCCCACTATGTGCTGGATTACGAACAGCGCTTTCGCGACACCGTGATCAATCCGTTCATGGACAGCTATATCGCCGGTGAAACGCCGATCCCCTGCGTGGCCTGCAACCAGACGGTCAAATTCGCCGATCTTCTGGCCACCGCCCGCGAGCTTGGGGCCGACGCGCTGGCCACCGGCCACTATATCCGTTCACGCGCCACGCCCCTTCCGAACGATCCGGGCCACCGCGCCCTGTTTCGCCCGATTGATAGCGAACGCGACCAGAGTTACTTCCTGTTTGCCACCACCCAGGAACAGATCGATTATCTGCGCTTTCCGCTGGGCGGCCTCTCCAAGGCCGAGACCCGCAAACTGGCCGAGGACATGGGCCTCGTCGTCGCGCAAAAGGCCGACAGCCAGGATATCTGTTTCGTGCCGCAGGGCAAATATGCCGATATCATCAACAAGCTGAAGCCGAACGCGGCTTTGAGCGGCGATATCGTCCATCTCGATGGCCGGGTTCTGGGCCAGCATGAAGGCATCCTGCATTACACAATCGGCCAGCGCAAAGGCTTGGGCGTTGCCACTGGCGAGCCGCTTTACGTGGTCTATCTGGATGCCCGGTCGCGCCGGGTCATCGTCGGTCCGCGTGAAGCGCTGGAAACCCGCCGCGTCTATTTGCGCGACATCAACTGGCTGGGCGACCGCGCCATCGAGGATGAGGCAAGCGGCGGTTTTGCCTGTTTTGCCAAGGTGCGCTCCACCCGCCCCCCTGCCCCGGCTACCCTGCATGCCGATGAAACCGGCATCTATGTCGATCTCGACATGGGGGAAGCTGGCGTTGCGCCGGGCCAGGCCTGCGTGCTCTATTCGGGCGAAGGTGCCGACGCCCGCGTCTATGGCGGCGGCTTTATCGAACGCTCAGAACGCCAGGCTGAAGCAGAGGCCTTCCTCAAAGCACTTCTGGCGAGTGCACAAGCTGCCTAA
- a CDS encoding methyltransferase domain-containing protein — MKDWTFDGFEREFDAHVRQHLPWYDVAADAVALIAKHYIPHRGLIYDIGCSTGNVGRSLGDTIESREVRLIGIDNCEDMAKTYQAPGELVIADASSYEFERFDVAVMFLTLMFMPVAERSDFVRRLRSRLKPGGAIVIFDRCVAATGYEATVMMRMIWNGKLQAGVSFAEVAEKEMRLAGIQRPIEPHELGGEALEIFRFADFAGWIIRG; from the coding sequence ATGAAAGATTGGACCTTCGACGGATTTGAGCGAGAGTTTGATGCCCATGTGCGCCAGCATTTGCCCTGGTACGATGTGGCGGCCGATGCGGTGGCGCTCATCGCCAAACACTACATCCCGCACCGTGGCCTGATCTACGACATTGGCTGCTCGACCGGCAATGTCGGCCGATCTCTTGGCGATACGATAGAGAGCCGTGAGGTGCGATTGATCGGTATCGACAATTGTGAGGACATGGCCAAAACCTACCAAGCTCCCGGGGAGCTGGTGATTGCTGACGCCAGTTCCTACGAGTTCGAGCGGTTCGACGTGGCGGTGATGTTTCTAACGCTGATGTTCATGCCGGTGGCCGAGCGATCAGATTTCGTGCGGCGTTTGCGGTCGCGCTTAAAGCCGGGCGGGGCTATTGTCATCTTCGACAGATGCGTGGCCGCGACGGGCTACGAGGCAACGGTGATGATGCGGATGATCTGGAACGGCAAGCTTCAGGCTGGTGTTTCGTTCGCGGAGGTTGCCGAAAAGGAAATGCGGCTGGCTGGCATTCAGCGCCCCATCGAACCGCACGAACTTGGAGGGGAAGCTCTTGAAATATTCCGCTTCGCTGATTTCGCCGGATGGATCATTCGTGGATGA
- a CDS encoding phage tail protein, with translation MKALIPVLTRAGMRAVFNASRDGLSARVSHLAFGDSAYSPTGDETALKSEKVRIPIAGGSWVGDFTVHMTGLLDAGPSFWIKECGMILSDGTLLAVWSDPATPLAYKTDGVPIVTAFDLTLEALPKGAVTVQAGSVDLSLFFGVEFARIATAITDNFSRHRAQAAEIAELRQQIASLEARMR, from the coding sequence ATGAAAGCCCTTATTCCTGTCCTAACCCGCGCTGGTATGCGGGCCGTCTTTAACGCCAGCCGCGACGGCCTGTCGGCCAGGGTCTCGCATCTCGCCTTTGGCGATAGCGCCTATTCGCCGACCGGCGACGAAACGGCGCTCAAATCCGAAAAGGTCCGCATCCCGATTGCAGGCGGTAGCTGGGTGGGTGATTTCACCGTCCACATGACCGGCCTGCTCGATGCCGGGCCGAGCTTCTGGATTAAAGAGTGCGGCATGATCCTGTCCGATGGCACACTTCTCGCCGTCTGGTCCGATCCGGCCACGCCGCTGGCCTACAAGACGGACGGCGTACCCATCGTCACCGCTTTCGATCTGACCCTGGAAGCCCTGCCAAAAGGTGCCGTCACCGTCCAGGCCGGGAGTGTGGACCTGTCACTGTTCTTCGGCGTCGAATTCGCCCGGATCGCCACGGCCATAACCGACAACTTCAGCCGTCATCGGGCGCAAGCCGCAGAGATTGCCGAGTTGCGGCAGCAAATCGCATCACTTGAAGCCCGTATGCGCTAA